The following are from one region of the Amycolatopsis sp. QT-25 genome:
- a CDS encoding Rid family hydrolase produces MRLVTIQRHHPPGLHPTPTYHHVTIVEGRRDIHLAGQCPLAEDGKVVDGDVLAQVDQVVANTAAALAFAKATPADVVRTVVYVVTPDADVLSAVWDRFVESEIGEAFTTASTLLGVAQLGYPGQLVELDVTAATA; encoded by the coding sequence ATGCGGCTCGTGACCATTCAACGCCACCATCCGCCCGGTCTGCACCCCACGCCCACCTACCACCACGTGACCATCGTCGAAGGACGACGGGACATCCACCTCGCCGGCCAATGCCCGCTCGCCGAAGACGGCAAGGTCGTCGACGGTGACGTGCTCGCCCAGGTCGACCAGGTCGTCGCGAACACCGCCGCCGCACTCGCCTTCGCCAAGGCGACTCCGGCCGACGTCGTGCGCACGGTGGTCTACGTGGTGACGCCGGACGCCGACGTGCTTTCGGCGGTGTGGGACCGGTTCGTCGAGTCGGAGATCGGGGAGGCCTTCACCACCGCGAGCACGCTGCTCGGCGTCGCGCAGCTCGGCTACCCCGGGCAGCTCGTCGAGCTCGACGTCACCGCCGCCACGGCCTGA
- a CDS encoding YfbM family protein yields MDIDKTWHALWFLAGRAGFEVDFVLGGALLGEADSDGPPRWFTADEVRTISAELTRTAFDQLSQGVELSELDAERIYPSIWDEPDALDYVRAHYDELVTFFAGAAKAGEPVVTIII; encoded by the coding sequence CTGGACATCGACAAGACGTGGCACGCGCTGTGGTTCCTGGCGGGGCGTGCCGGGTTCGAGGTCGACTTCGTGCTGGGCGGGGCATTGCTGGGGGAAGCCGACAGTGACGGGCCGCCGCGGTGGTTCACCGCGGACGAGGTGCGGACGATCTCGGCGGAGCTGACACGGACGGCGTTCGATCAGCTCTCGCAGGGCGTCGAACTCTCGGAGCTCGACGCCGAGCGGATCTACCCGTCGATCTGGGACGAGCCGGACGCGCTGGACTACGTGCGCGCCCACTACGACGAGCTGGTGACCTTCTTCGCCGGAGCCGCGAAGGCCGGGGAACCGGTCGTCACGATCATCATCTGA